ATCTCGCAGCGCCTTTCGAGATCGGCGACGCCGTCTCACTAAGCTGGGACGCGTCCGACGCGCACCCGCTTTCAGCCTCTGCCACCAACTGACCAACACCATCAAACCCGAAAAACGGAGACAGGGAATGACGACGAAATCCACATCACCGAAAGCGGACAAAGGCCTCAGCCGGCGTTCGGTTCTCAAAGGCGGCGCCGCGGCGACCGGTGCAGCCCTCGGGTCCACTGCGATCACGGGCTTTCCCACGATCTGGGCGCAGAACATTCAGAACGTGACGCTGCGCCAGTTCGGCACCGGTGTGTCGAACCTCAATGAGGTCGCCGATAAAGTGAAAGAAGACCTCGGCTTCACGCTTGAGATGACGGCGCTTGATTCCGACAGCGTCACACAGCGCGCCGCCACGCAGCCTAACAGTTTTGATATCGCCGACATCGAGTACTGGATCTGTAAGAAGGTCTGGCCGACGGGCAATTTGCAGGCGATGGATACGTCGCGGATCGCAAATTACGACAAGATCGTCGGCATCTTCCGCAACGGTTTGCTGACACCGGAATCCACCATTGCGCAGGGCACCGCGCCGCACACCGTAGGATTTGTTGATGGACCAGGTGGGACCGAGTTCGTGGACAATGAATCGGGTTGGATGACCCTCATCCCGACCATCTACAACGCCGATACACTGGGGATACGACCGGACCTGATCGGGCGGCCAATCGATACGTGGGCAGAGCTTCTCAACCCCGAATTCGCCGGCAAGGCGTCTATTCTCGACATCTCGTCCATCGGCATCATGG
The sequence above is a segment of the Pseudomonadota bacterium genome. Coding sequences within it:
- a CDS encoding extracellular solute-binding protein, with translation MTTKSTSPKADKGLSRRSVLKGGAAATGAALGSTAITGFPTIWAQNIQNVTLRQFGTGVSNLNEVADKVKEDLGFTLEMTALDSDSVTQRAATQPNSFDIADIEYWICKKVWPTGNLQAMDTSRIANYDKIVGIFRNGLLTPESTIAQGTAPHTVGFVDGPGGTEFVDNESGWMTLIPTIYNADTLGIRPDLIGRPIDTWAELLNPEFAGKASILDISSIGIMDMAMVCEAMGEITYGDKGNMTREEIDTTIGIFTEAKQNGQFRAFWKSFDESVNLMASGEVVIQSMWSPAITAVRSRGIPCIYQPLKEGYRSWGGGIGLSANLSGLELDAAYEYINWYLSGWVGGFLMRQGYYSAVPETSKDFMSEDEWGYWFEGKEAQGDIVSPQGTVIETAGAVRDGGSFFDRMGAVACWNAVMDENQYMVAKWNEFIAS